From the genome of Saccopteryx bilineata isolate mSacBil1 chromosome 6, mSacBil1_pri_phased_curated, whole genome shotgun sequence, one region includes:
- the NPTX1 gene encoding neuronal pentraxin-1 gives MLAGRAARTCALLALCLLGRAAQDFGPTRFICTSVPMDADLCGASVAAGGAEELRSNVLQLRETVLQQKETILSQQETIRELTAKLGRCESQSTLDVGAGRKQPGSGKNTMGDLSRTPASETLSQLGQTLQSLKTRLENLEQYSRLNSSSQTNSLKDLLQSKIDDLERQVLSRVNTLEEGKGGPKNDTEERIKIESALTSLHQRISELEKGQKDNRPGDKFQLTFPLRTNYMYAKVKKSLPEMYAFTVCMWLKSSAAPGVGTPFSYAVPGQANELVLIEWGNNPMEILINDKVAKLPFVINDGKWHHICVTWTTRDGVWEAYQDGTQGGNGENLAPYHPIKPQGVLVLGQEQDTLGGGFDATQAFVGELAHFNIWDRKLTPGEVYNLATCSTKALFGNVIAWAESHIEIYGGATKWTFEACRQIN, from the exons ATGCTGGCCGGCCGCGCCGCGCGCACCTGTGCGCTCCTCGCCCTCTGCCTCCTGGGCAGAGCAGCCCAGGATTTCGGGCCGACGCGTTTCATCTGCACTTCGGTGCCCATGGACGCCGACCTGTGCGGCGCGTCCGTGGCCGCAGGCGGCGCGGAGGAGCTTCGGAGTAACGTGCTGCAGCTCCGCGAGACCGTGCTGCAGCAGAAGGAGACCATCCTGAGCCAGCAGGAGACCATCCGCGAGCTGACCGCTAAGCTGGGCCGCTGCGAGAGCCAGAGTACGCTGGACGTCGGCGCCGGCCGCAAGCAACCCGGCTCGGGCAAGAACACCATGGGCGACCTGTCCCGGACGCCAGCCTCCGAGACACTCAGCCAACTCGGGCAAACTTTGCAGTCACTCAAAACCCGCCTGGAGAACCTCGAG CAGTACAGCCGGCTCAATTCCTCCAGCCAGACCAACAGCCTCAAGGATCTGCTGCAGAGCAAGATCGATGACCTGGAGAGGCAAGTGCTATCCAGGGTGAACACgctggaggagggcaaagggggccCTAAGAACGACACGGAGGAGAGGATCAAGATCGAGAGCGCCCTGACCTCCTTGCACCAGCGGATCAGCGAGCTGGAGAAAG GTCAGAAGGACAATCGCCCCGGGGACAAGTTCCAGCTCACATTTCCTCTGCGGACCAACTACATGTACGCTAAGGTGAAGAAGAGCCTACCAGAGATGTACGCCTTCACCGTGTGCATGTGGCTGAAGTCCAGCGCAGCACCCGGCGTGGGCACTCCCTTCTCCTACGCTGTGCCTGGCCAGGCCAACGAGCTGGTCCTCATTGAGTGGGGTAACAACCCCATGGAGATCCTCATCAATGACAAG GTGGCCAAGCTGCCCTTTGTCATCAACGATGGGAAGTGGCACCACATCTGTGTCACCTGGACCACCCGGGATGGGGTCTGGGAAGCCTACCAGGACGGCACCCAGGGTGGCAATGGCGAGAACCTGGCGCCCTATCACCCCATCAAGCCCCAAGGCGTGCTGGTGCTGGGCCAGGAGCAG GACACTCTGGGTGGCGGGTTTGATGCCACCCAAGCGTTCGTGGGTGAGCTGGCCCACTTCAACATCTGGGACCGCAAACTGACCCCAGGGGAGGTGTACAACCTGGCTACCTGCAGCACCAAGGCCCTTTTCGGCAATGTTATCGCCTGGGCCGAGTCCCACATTGAAATCTATGGAGGTGCCACCAAGTGGACATTTGAAGCCTGTCGCCAGATCAACTGA